From Candidatus Binatota bacterium, the proteins below share one genomic window:
- a CDS encoding long-chain fatty acid--CoA ligase produces MYSSGEIPVLDFKATVPAFLRRQVSLHGQRDFVVTADSRLGYLEAERESARLARGLLAAGVGKGSRVGLLAPNGPAWVVAWLAVARLGALLVPLNTFSKARELGWMLRHADVQLLLCVDSFLGHDYLARLEEAAPSLTAAENAELLLLPELPMLRRVYAWGDGRRKWLAGAVEELAESGDVPEQDEGFLSRVEDSVETSDPMLVVYSSGSTADPKGAVHGQGSLLLHAFNLNTFRGLRADDRLYSPMPFFWVGGFVFALLAAMHAGSCLLCEESFEPGRTLDLLEHERATFVTGWPHYGKAMADHESFAGRDLSSLRGGNVYDLLPPGVAPEDPELRANSLGMTETGGPHTMYDMTVDLPDSLRGSFGCPVPGLEHKLVDPDSGLELAGMNDRSAGEKSAGEAGEICVRGYSLMQGLYKQQRDSVFDEAGWYHTGDGGSFNEQGHLFFEGRLGDVIKTGGANVSPREVEVLLEAVDGVKAAHVVGLPDPDRGQTVAAVVLLKQGVELDGEQLLAALRDELSAYKLPRQIFFLGENELPMTDSGKIKKSALVGQLQDLFKAGRGGA; encoded by the coding sequence ATGTATTCAAGCGGTGAGATCCCGGTGCTGGACTTCAAGGCAACCGTGCCGGCTTTTCTGCGTCGGCAGGTCAGCTTGCACGGGCAGCGTGACTTCGTGGTTACGGCCGATAGCCGTCTTGGCTATCTCGAGGCCGAGCGCGAGTCGGCTCGCCTGGCGCGGGGCCTGTTGGCTGCCGGGGTTGGCAAGGGCAGCAGGGTGGGCCTGCTGGCGCCCAACGGACCCGCGTGGGTGGTGGCCTGGTTGGCCGTGGCGAGGCTGGGAGCCCTGCTGGTGCCGCTCAATACTTTTTCGAAGGCCCGCGAGTTGGGCTGGATGCTTCGCCACGCCGACGTGCAGTTGTTGCTCTGCGTAGATTCCTTTCTCGGCCACGACTACCTGGCTCGACTCGAGGAGGCGGCGCCCTCGCTCACCGCGGCCGAAAACGCAGAGCTGCTGTTGCTTCCCGAGTTGCCGATGTTGCGCAGGGTATACGCCTGGGGTGACGGGCGCCGGAAGTGGTTGGCGGGCGCTGTCGAAGAACTGGCCGAATCGGGCGATGTCCCCGAACAGGACGAAGGGTTTCTCAGCCGCGTGGAGGACAGCGTAGAAACAAGCGACCCGATGCTCGTGGTCTACAGTTCGGGCAGCACGGCCGATCCCAAGGGTGCGGTGCACGGCCAGGGCTCACTGTTGCTGCACGCGTTCAATCTCAACACGTTTCGTGGGCTGCGGGCCGACGACAGGCTGTACTCGCCCATGCCGTTCTTCTGGGTAGGCGGCTTCGTATTTGCGCTGCTGGCGGCCATGCACGCGGGCTCCTGCCTGCTCTGCGAGGAGAGTTTTGAACCCGGGCGCACTCTCGACCTGCTCGAACATGAGCGGGCGACCTTCGTCACCGGCTGGCCGCATTACGGCAAGGCCATGGCCGACCACGAGAGTTTTGCCGGCAGGGATCTTTCCTCGCTTCGCGGTGGCAACGTCTACGACCTGTTGCCCCCGGGGGTCGCGCCCGAGGATCCTGAGCTGAGGGCCAACTCGCTGGGCATGACCGAGACCGGCGGGCCGCACACTATGTACGACATGACAGTTGACCTGCCCGATAGCCTGCGGGGGTCGTTCGGTTGCCCGGTGCCCGGGCTCGAGCACAAGCTGGTCGACCCCGACAGCGGTCTCGAGCTGGCCGGCATGAACGACAGGAGCGCGGGTGAAAAGAGCGCGGGCGAGGCTGGGGAGATCTGCGTTCGCGGCTACAGCCTCATGCAGGGTTTGTACAAGCAGCAGCGCGATAGCGTGTTCGATGAGGCGGGCTGGTACCACACCGGTGACGGCGGCAGCTTCAACGAGCAGGGCCACTTGTTTTTCGAGGGCCGCCTGGGCGACGTGATCAAGACAGGTGGCGCCAACGTGTCACCGCGCGAGGTGGAAGTGCTGCTCGAGGCCGTGGACGGGGTGAAGGCGGCGCACGTGGTGGGCCTGCCCGACCCCGACCGGGGGCAGACTGTCGCGGCTGTCGTGTTGCTCAAGCAGGGCGTGGAGCTCGACGGCGAGCAGTTGCTGGCAGCCCTGCGCGACGAGCTTTCAGCCTACAAGCTACCCCGGCAGATCTTTTTTCTCGGTGAAAACGAGCTGCCCATGACCGACAGCGGAAAGATCAAAAAATCGGCTCTAGTCGGGCAATTACAGGATCTTTTCAAGGCCGGGCGGGGCGGGGCTTGA
- a CDS encoding TetR/AcrR family transcriptional regulator yields MFSRPGGAGLDKSTCAQVESVVAVLPSSERGNSTRVAILQAAERVFAEQGFDRARLEDVASEVGIRRASIVYYFRDKRELYHTVLADMFAEYAVGLESALFGPGDVVERLEAAVVGWVDFVAARPTFARVLLRELADAGGDGLPGMVEHRGEAQKIVERFASENSGDPLLSRIDVDPAHMVASVAGATLFLFVAMPALMPSGDFDPLEPAQVEAHRHEVLRTARRLMGTGLAVRTRPARAERPPKPGRSK; encoded by the coding sequence ATCTTTTCAAGGCCGGGCGGGGCGGGGCTTGACAAATCTACCTGCGCGCAGGTAGAAAGTGTGGTGGCCGTCCTTCCTTCCAGTGAGCGGGGCAACAGCACCCGCGTCGCCATACTGCAGGCAGCCGAACGCGTTTTTGCCGAGCAGGGCTTCGACCGTGCGCGCCTGGAAGATGTTGCCAGTGAGGTGGGTATCCGCCGGGCCTCTATCGTTTACTACTTCCGCGACAAGAGAGAGCTCTACCACACCGTGCTCGCGGACATGTTTGCCGAGTACGCCGTGGGCCTCGAGTCGGCGTTGTTCGGTCCAGGCGACGTTGTTGAGAGGCTGGAGGCAGCGGTGGTGGGCTGGGTGGATTTCGTGGCCGCGCGACCGACCTTTGCGCGGGTGTTACTGCGCGAGTTGGCCGATGCCGGCGGCGATGGCCTGCCCGGTATGGTCGAGCACAGGGGCGAGGCACAAAAAATTGTCGAGCGTTTCGCGTCCGAGAACTCGGGCGACCCGTTGTTGTCGCGCATCGACGTGGATCCGGCTCACATGGTGGCCAGTGTCGCCGGTGCCACGCTGTTCTTGTTCGTAGCAATGCCGGCGCTCATGCCTTCGGGCGACTTTGACCCCCTTGAACCGGCGCAGGTAGAAGCCCATCGTCACGAGGTACTGAGGACCGCCAGGCGGTTGATGGGGACCGGGCTCGCGGTGAGAACAAGACCGGCGCGGGCCGAACGGCCTCCAAAGCCAGGGAGAAGCAAGTGA
- a CDS encoding acyl-CoA synthetase (activates fatty acids by binding to coenzyme A) translates to MAGSGRATSYAQLDRSSNRFAQLLRHLGLGHDAALALMMENRSEFFTVCWGAQRSGLFYTPVATHLATAEIAYIINDCGARAFVTSAEQADNTADLPGLCPDVQAWFVCGGELPGYRSLEGELDDMPDHPVDDELEGCEMLYSSGTTGYPKGIRNPLPDRSVGAISPMAAALAVAYGADENTVYLSPAPLYHSAPLRFNMALQRLGATCVVMEKFDARSAVQLLGQHQVTMSQWVPTHFSRMLQLPKQLREKADLSSHRLALHAAAPCPVSVKEQMINWWGPILTEFYSATEGNGATQISSEEWLAHKGSVGRELGCRVHVVDDDGEELAAGEIGTVYFEGGRSFEYHNAPEKTADSLDARGWSTVGDIGYLDEEGYLYLTDRKADMIISGGVNIYPQETENCLLEHPLVADAAVFGLPDSDFGEQVKAVVEAIDPLAASGQLADELMAWCRDKISPLKCPRSIDFVDRLPRTEAGKLRKHLLKARYDQEPSGPASGTGHST, encoded by the coding sequence ATGGCTGGTAGCGGCCGGGCCACCAGCTACGCCCAGCTGGATCGCAGCTCCAACCGCTTCGCGCAGCTGTTGCGACACCTCGGACTGGGCCACGACGCAGCCCTGGCCCTGATGATGGAAAACCGTTCCGAGTTCTTCACCGTGTGCTGGGGAGCCCAGCGCTCGGGTCTTTTCTACACACCGGTGGCCACCCACCTGGCGACCGCTGAGATCGCTTACATCATCAACGACTGCGGTGCGCGGGCCTTCGTGACCAGCGCCGAGCAGGCCGACAACACGGCCGACCTGCCCGGACTCTGCCCCGACGTGCAGGCCTGGTTCGTCTGCGGTGGCGAGCTGCCGGGCTATCGGTCGCTTGAAGGCGAGCTCGACGACATGCCCGACCACCCCGTGGACGACGAGCTGGAGGGCTGCGAGATGCTCTATTCATCGGGTACCACGGGTTACCCCAAGGGCATACGCAACCCGCTCCCCGATCGCAGCGTGGGTGCAATCTCGCCGATGGCGGCGGCGCTCGCCGTCGCTTACGGCGCCGACGAGAACACCGTGTACCTGTCGCCCGCCCCGCTGTACCACTCGGCGCCGCTCAGGTTCAACATGGCCCTGCAGCGACTGGGCGCGACCTGCGTCGTCATGGAAAAGTTCGATGCCAGGAGCGCGGTTCAACTCCTGGGACAACACCAGGTGACCATGAGCCAGTGGGTACCCACTCACTTCAGTCGCATGCTGCAGCTACCCAAACAGCTGCGAGAGAAGGCCGACCTCTCGAGCCACCGCCTGGCCCTGCACGCCGCCGCGCCCTGCCCGGTGAGTGTAAAGGAGCAGATGATTAACTGGTGGGGCCCGATACTGACCGAGTTCTACAGCGCCACCGAGGGCAACGGCGCTACACAGATAAGCAGCGAGGAGTGGCTTGCGCACAAGGGCTCGGTAGGTCGTGAGCTGGGCTGCCGCGTGCACGTGGTCGACGACGATGGTGAGGAACTGGCGGCAGGCGAGATCGGCACGGTCTACTTCGAAGGCGGGCGCAGCTTCGAATACCACAACGCCCCCGAAAAAACCGCCGACTCGCTGGACGCTCGCGGTTGGAGCACCGTGGGAGACATCGGCTATCTCGACGAGGAGGGCTACCTCTACCTCACCGACCGCAAGGCCGACATGATCATATCGGGCGGGGTCAACATCTACCCCCAGGAAACCGAGAACTGCCTCCTGGAGCACCCCTTGGTAGCCGACGCGGCCGTGTTCGGGCTGCCCGACAGCGACTTCGGCGAACAGGTAAAAGCGGTGGTCGAAGCCATTGACCCGCTGGCGGCCAGCGGGCAGCTGGCCGACGAACTCATGGCCTGGTGCCGCGATAAAATATCGCCGCTCAAGTGCCCACGCTCCATTGACTTCGTGGACCGCCTGCCGCGCACAGAGGCGGGCAAGCTGAGAAAGCACCTGCTCAAGGCGCGCTATGACCAGGAGCCTTCAGGCCCGGCCAGCGGGACCGGTCACTCGACGTAG
- a CDS encoding acyl-CoA dehydrogenase, with amino-acid sequence MEFAWSKEDQGFRKDLVAFLESELPDDWQEISREGPGSDAQAEFSLGFCAALAARGWLTPHWPTEYGGKSATSWSHAVLGEELWSRGEPRGPQYMNVNWIGPTIMEHGSDEQKALHLPAISEGRVLWCQGFSEPEAGSDLVALRTSAVADGDDYVINGSKIWTSYANHADYCFLLVRSDPESSRHHGLSVILLPMDSEGIEIREIPSVVGKRYFHELFFTDVRVPRSCLLGEEGEGWKTVSYSLQYERVGAPRYARATVTLDRLAGLARQKGLLDDPTVAEKLGRARAACEAARVLSYRVIDQRAHGLPPSADTNVARIAGTRVDKLVGDLALELTGSSGLEAGTFANANFKLAMTAGVAVGATEVQLNLVASRLLGLPRE; translated from the coding sequence ATGGAATTCGCGTGGAGCAAGGAAGACCAGGGGTTCAGGAAGGACCTGGTGGCATTTCTCGAAAGCGAGCTACCCGACGACTGGCAGGAGATTTCGCGCGAAGGGCCGGGTAGCGACGCCCAGGCCGAGTTCTCACTTGGGTTCTGCGCGGCGCTGGCCGCGCGTGGTTGGCTCACGCCCCACTGGCCGACCGAGTACGGGGGCAAATCTGCCACCTCGTGGAGTCACGCCGTGCTGGGTGAAGAGTTGTGGTCACGCGGAGAGCCCCGCGGCCCGCAGTACATGAACGTCAACTGGATCGGCCCCACGATAATGGAGCACGGCAGCGATGAGCAGAAGGCGCTGCACCTGCCCGCCATAAGCGAGGGCCGGGTGCTGTGGTGCCAGGGCTTCTCCGAACCCGAAGCGGGCAGCGACCTGGTCGCGCTGCGCACATCGGCGGTAGCCGACGGCGACGACTACGTCATCAACGGCAGCAAGATCTGGACGTCCTACGCCAACCACGCCGACTACTGTTTTCTCCTCGTGCGCAGTGACCCCGAGTCGAGCCGCCACCACGGCCTGTCGGTCATCCTGCTCCCCATGGACAGCGAGGGCATAGAGATACGCGAGATACCGTCGGTGGTTGGCAAGCGTTACTTCCACGAGCTCTTCTTCACCGACGTGCGCGTGCCGAGGAGCTGCCTGCTCGGCGAGGAAGGCGAGGGCTGGAAAACCGTGAGCTATTCGTTGCAGTACGAACGAGTGGGCGCACCGCGCTACGCGCGTGCCACGGTTACCCTCGACCGGCTGGCCGGGCTTGCCAGGCAAAAAGGCCTGCTCGACGATCCCACCGTGGCCGAGAAGCTCGGCCGGGCCCGGGCCGCCTGCGAAGCCGCGCGAGTGCTCAGCTACAGGGTAATAGACCAACGCGCGCACGGTCTGCCGCCCAGCGCCGACACCAACGTGGCACGCATAGCGGGCACCCGGGTGGACAAGCTGGTGGGCGACCTCGCCCTCGAACTCACCGGCAGCTCGGGCCTCGAGGCGGGGACCTTTGCCAACGCTAATTTCAAACTAGCCATGACCGCCGGTGTCGCCGTGGGCGCCACCGAGGTACAGCTCAACCTCGTGGCCAGCCGCTTGCTGGGCCTGCCCCGCGAGTAG
- a CDS encoding cytochrome P450: MTKPNQETGPDAFERFNKAQGVGTVRDPYTRWAELRRMGPVLEVDPREWTGDQEFMSGGHKAPEGFKIWSAVSYDAVHDILADSRNFTSSGYAITMGPVLGRTILEMDPPDHTVHRKLLSQAFSRRALESWETGLVAETINGLIDGFAERGSADLVRELTFPFPVTVIAGMMGVPADRLRDFHRLAVELVSVTIDYDGALRASQSLRDLFADLLRGRRAEPGDDIISVLASAEVEGERLEDELIYSFLRLLAPAGAETTYRSSSNLLCGLLNNPDQLELLRANRDLLPHAIEEGVRWDPPLTGIMRMTTADVTVQGVEIPAGAVVHVNMAAANRDPKRFEDPDRFDVTRKFKQHLGFAFGTHACLGIHLARMETHVLLNAVLDRLPGLALDPSAGEVFVSGQVFRAPSALPVVFETGRES; the protein is encoded by the coding sequence GTGACCAAGCCAAACCAAGAAACAGGGCCAGACGCCTTCGAACGCTTTAACAAGGCCCAGGGGGTCGGTACCGTGCGCGACCCCTACACCCGCTGGGCGGAGTTGCGCAGGATGGGGCCGGTACTCGAAGTCGACCCGCGTGAATGGACCGGCGACCAGGAGTTCATGTCCGGGGGGCACAAGGCACCCGAGGGTTTCAAGATCTGGTCGGCCGTGAGCTACGATGCCGTTCACGACATCCTCGCCGACTCGCGTAACTTTACCTCCAGCGGTTACGCCATCACGATGGGACCGGTACTCGGTCGCACCATACTGGAGATGGACCCGCCCGATCACACGGTTCACCGTAAACTGCTCAGCCAGGCCTTCAGTCGCCGCGCCCTGGAATCCTGGGAGACGGGGTTGGTGGCCGAAACGATCAACGGCTTGATCGACGGTTTCGCAGAGCGCGGCAGCGCCGACCTGGTGCGTGAGCTGACGTTTCCGTTCCCGGTAACGGTGATCGCCGGAATGATGGGTGTGCCGGCTGATCGTCTCCGTGATTTTCACCGATTGGCCGTGGAGCTGGTCAGCGTCACCATAGACTACGACGGCGCGCTGCGGGCGTCGCAATCGCTGCGCGATCTCTTTGCCGACCTGCTACGGGGCAGGAGGGCTGAGCCTGGCGACGACATCATCAGCGTGCTGGCAAGCGCCGAGGTGGAAGGCGAGCGTCTCGAAGACGAGCTCATCTATTCCTTCCTCCGGCTGCTCGCTCCGGCCGGTGCCGAGACCACCTACCGGTCGTCGAGCAACCTGCTGTGCGGGCTGCTCAACAACCCCGACCAGCTCGAATTGCTCAGGGCCAACCGAGACCTGCTGCCCCACGCTATAGAGGAGGGCGTGCGTTGGGATCCCCCGTTGACCGGTATAATGCGCATGACCACGGCCGACGTTACCGTGCAGGGTGTCGAGATTCCGGCCGGCGCGGTGGTGCACGTCAACATGGCGGCAGCCAATCGCGACCCCAAGCGCTTTGAAGATCCCGATCGTTTCGACGTGACGCGCAAGTTCAAACAGCACCTGGGTTTTGCCTTCGGCACCCACGCTTGCCTGGGAATACACCTGGCCCGAATGGAGACCCACGTGTTGCTCAACGCCGTGCTCGACCGCCTTCCCGGACTCGCGCTGGATCCCTCGGCGGGCGAGGTCTTCGTGAGCGGACAGGTTTTTCGGGCGCCGTCGGCGCTGCCGGTGGTTTTTGAGACAGGGCGGGAGAGCTGA
- a CDS encoding Rieske (2Fe-2S) protein, with product MDREFPFPLPFSWYQVAYSDEIGVGELKPIHYFGRELVLFRDMAGTARVFDAFCPHLGAHIGHGGEVTEQGLRCPFHHWSFSPEDGRCVDIPYCKRIPPKAAVEALPVCEKNGIIMAWYHPLGEPPEWEIPDLPEYGDPAWTEWTRRDWMVKSRNQELAENTVDAAHFLYVHGTKNIATTDVVDSDGYFLNVICQSRVDTSKGEADGTIDIRTYGLGFGCTRFKGVVETLVMTSGTPVDDEYVHMHLSCALRKLGDESTTSGVGKAFVGEIERQFGQDIPIWENKVHLEKPILCDGDGPIGDLRRWASKFYVE from the coding sequence ATGGATAGGGAGTTTCCGTTTCCGCTGCCTTTCAGCTGGTACCAGGTCGCGTACTCCGACGAAATCGGGGTCGGCGAGCTGAAACCGATACACTACTTTGGCCGTGAGCTCGTCCTGTTTCGCGACATGGCGGGCACGGCCCGGGTCTTTGACGCTTTCTGCCCCCACCTGGGCGCGCACATCGGGCATGGTGGTGAGGTGACCGAGCAGGGTCTGCGCTGCCCCTTTCACCACTGGAGTTTTTCGCCCGAAGACGGCCGCTGCGTGGACATCCCTTACTGCAAGCGCATTCCCCCCAAGGCTGCCGTGGAGGCGCTGCCGGTGTGCGAAAAAAACGGCATCATCATGGCCTGGTACCACCCCCTGGGTGAGCCGCCCGAGTGGGAGATCCCCGATCTACCCGAGTATGGCGACCCGGCCTGGACCGAGTGGACCCGGCGCGACTGGATGGTGAAGTCGCGCAACCAGGAGCTGGCCGAGAACACTGTCGACGCCGCTCACTTTTTATACGTGCACGGCACGAAGAACATCGCCACCACAGACGTTGTGGATTCGGACGGGTATTTTCTCAACGTGATCTGCCAGTCGAGGGTGGATACATCCAAGGGCGAAGCCGACGGCACGATAGACATTCGTACCTACGGTCTCGGTTTTGGCTGCACGCGCTTCAAGGGCGTCGTTGAAACCCTGGTCATGACCTCGGGAACACCGGTGGACGACGAGTACGTTCACATGCACTTGTCGTGTGCGCTGCGCAAGCTCGGCGACGAGAGTACTACCAGCGGGGTGGGCAAGGCTTTTGTCGGCGAAATTGAGCGCCAGTTCGGCCAGGACATCCCCATCTGGGAAAACAAGGTGCACCTCGAGAAGCCGATACTCTGCGACGGCGATGGTCCCATTGGCGACCTGCGTCGCTGGGCCAGCAAGTTCTACGTCGAGTGA
- a CDS encoding acyl-CoA dehydrogenase, whose product MDFELNPEQGALLDAAETLLTRSAGTARAEQLAALSDAGEQSADGYDHELERALNDAGFTGVALVDGMGPLEATLLTSAIARQAGCVSFGANAIVAAQLLGRTIDGPVALADTALPGPVRFAAQAVCLLVADGEQLRIIETPAAGLTDVDSNFGYPMATLPAELLAAGDIVEGVSAHRMRAWWQLAASAEAVGCMQAALSFTIDYLKNRRQFGRSIASFQAVQHRLANCAVMVESARWLCAETASRNAPGEAAAATATHTMEAATLLFDDTHQLSGAIGFTTEHALHHWTMRLQTLKLELGGAGAHARSLARLRWTDAEG is encoded by the coding sequence ATGGATTTTGAACTGAACCCGGAACAGGGAGCCCTGCTCGACGCCGCCGAAACCTTGCTCACACGCTCGGCGGGAACCGCGCGGGCCGAGCAACTGGCGGCGCTTTCCGACGCCGGCGAGCAGTCGGCTGATGGCTACGACCACGAGCTCGAACGCGCTCTCAACGACGCGGGTTTTACCGGCGTTGCGCTGGTCGACGGCATGGGGCCCCTCGAGGCCACCCTGCTCACCAGCGCCATTGCTCGGCAGGCCGGCTGCGTGAGCTTCGGCGCCAACGCCATCGTGGCCGCCCAACTGCTCGGGCGCACCATAGATGGCCCGGTCGCGCTGGCCGACACCGCCCTGCCCGGCCCCGTACGCTTTGCGGCCCAGGCAGTGTGCCTGCTGGTGGCCGACGGAGAACAGCTGCGAATAATCGAAACGCCGGCTGCCGGCCTGACCGATGTGGACAGCAATTTTGGCTACCCGATGGCCACCCTACCTGCCGAGCTACTGGCGGCCGGCGACATCGTGGAAGGTGTAAGCGCCCATCGCATGCGCGCCTGGTGGCAGCTCGCCGCCTCGGCCGAGGCCGTCGGCTGCATGCAGGCTGCGCTGTCGTTTACCATTGATTACCTGAAAAACCGCCGCCAGTTCGGTCGCAGTATAGCCTCATTCCAGGCCGTCCAGCACCGCCTGGCCAACTGCGCGGTGATGGTAGAATCGGCGCGCTGGCTCTGCGCGGAAACCGCCTCGCGCAATGCGCCAGGCGAAGCCGCCGCCGCGACCGCTACCCACACCATGGAAGCTGCCACGCTGTTGTTCGACGACACCCACCAGCTGAGCGGAGCCATCGGCTTTACCACCGAGCACGCGCTGCACCACTGGACCATGCGATTGCAGACCCTCAAGCTCGAACTGGGCGGCGCCGGCGCCCACGCGCGCAGCCTGGCCAGGCTTCGCTGGACGGACGCCGAGGGCTGA